A stretch of Arachis hypogaea cultivar Tifrunner chromosome 15, arahy.Tifrunner.gnm2.J5K5, whole genome shotgun sequence DNA encodes these proteins:
- the LOC112750169 gene encoding uncharacterized protein At1g27050 — translation MSHKRDKPSYTSSRHAPYPKRRRPPPEPVLQEPEDRPSSRPAPPSAVVIMGLPNDCSVLDLKSRFEIYGPIARIRIDGDAVGYVTYRTKDSADAAIAAGADPSFGITLHSKKVQVLWATDPLAMWREGIGNNNKDKGSMSKLVRAEVPLRRHGRGNRLASAIGNTRTSVDNAGSLVLEVPFKGREIVAYDDIL, via the exons ATGAGTCACAAGAGAGACAAACCCTCTTACACTTCTTCCCGCCACGCCCCCTACCCGAAGCGCCGCCGCCCACCGCCGGAGCCCGTGCTTCAGGAGCCGGAGGACCGACCATCATCGAGGCCTGCGCCCCCGTCCGCGGTGGTCATTATGGGCCTTCCCAACGACTGCTCCGTCCTTGACCTCAAGTCCCGCTTCGAGATCTACGGCCCCATTGCTCGCATTCGCATCGACGGCGACGCCGTCGGATACGTCACCTACCGGACCAAGGACTCCGCCGACGCCGCTATCGCCGCCGGCGCCGACCCATCCTTTGGAATTACTCTTCACTCCAAAAAG GTTCAGGTGTTGTGGGCAACTGACCCTCTAGCCATGTGGAGGGAAGGAATTGGTAATAACAACAAGGACAAAGGATCAATGTCGAAGCTTGTGCGTGCTGAGGTACCTTTGAGAAGACATGGAAGGGGTAATAGACTTGCTTCAGCTATAGGCAATACCAGAACCAGTGTTGATAACGCAGGTAGCTTGGTTCTTGAAGTACCTTTCAAGGGAAGAGAAATTGTTGCTTATGATGATATCCTCTGA